In Brevibacillus brevis NBRC 100599, a single genomic region encodes these proteins:
- the smc gene encoding chromosome segregation protein SMC: MYLKRLELAGFKSFADRTELEFVPGVTAVVGPNGSGKSNVSDSIRWVLGEQSAKSLRGAKMEDIIFAGSDKRKPVNFAEVTLTLDNTDRSLDVEYSEVSVTRRVYRSGDSEYYINNRSCRLKDIMEMFMDTGLGKEAYSIIGQGKIEEILSTKSEDRRGIFEEAAGIVKYKTRKREAEKKLDDTEQNLVRIHDIVSEITEQIGPLQEQAETAKTYKELHRKLVEHEVALYVQQIEVAHTKWEAATGRVEELKHLLIGQTTEASKQEADLEQARFHVTQIDQSIEELQQVLLTVSEETEKVEGQREVLRERMRNLNANRQQTMEQMHRITEKQHGLEAELAEEQERAKEADRRMTEAHASLQEAEGQFFSMVQSLTDDVERLKSDYFEKLNEMANLRNENRHQEQLLKTSEARVERQLSGKKQLDDEEEQRLAQLSQLQDQLEKIVSTIQETGVRYKELVEGMREGQARLETARRELRHWEQKREAAKSRFDLLKEMQSEFAGFQQGVKEILKARERGFKGIHGAVAELVVVPQQYETAMEVALGGALQNVVVDNEASGRAAIAHLKQHNAGRATFLPLDVIRPRTLQASDKRQLEEESGVVGIASELVTFEEAYRPILESLLGNVIITEKLEQANRVARTLGYRYRVVTLEGDIVNAGGSMTGGALKKNSTNLLGRNRQSEELEAQLVEIDQAISGHTTLMEQLTKELAQMQQEQEALRTEGESLRLKEQEVKGLLQQKESEGRSLGERAKLVEQDIESYRREMEEAKRKQEQLQTSLTAMEQEEKELSEQIAEAEAKRQEQLESKEEMNQKITSLKVLNAQVKQEYQSRLEQTERLLEQKTQLQHEWEEQNANLASLDELERTNESSGLELDQRISELRQDKDRVAGLIQERRSERATLFYKQEQVEQQVKEIRREVKSLEEKLHQEEVKVNRNEVELDHLLNKLSEEYEMSYDLAKQKYPARGEIQEETQVVNRLKKQIGALGTVNLGAIEEYERLSERQQFLSSQEADLNEAKDMLYQVIQEMDAEMSRRFKETFDAISEQFRDVFVQLFGGGRADLVLSNPDNLLETGIDIVAQPPGKKLQNLALLSGGERALTAMALLFAILRVKPVPFCVLDEVEAALDEANVNRFAEYMHHFSNQTQFICVTHRKGTMESADVLYGITMQEGGVSKLVSVKLEDSDKFIESAS; this comes from the coding sequence ATGTATTTGAAACGCCTGGAGCTGGCTGGATTCAAATCCTTTGCCGATCGCACGGAATTGGAATTTGTACCAGGGGTAACAGCCGTAGTGGGACCGAATGGAAGTGGGAAAAGTAACGTTTCTGATTCGATCCGCTGGGTGCTGGGAGAACAGAGCGCGAAGTCGTTGCGTGGAGCGAAAATGGAAGACATTATTTTCGCGGGTAGTGACAAGCGCAAGCCAGTGAATTTTGCAGAAGTGACACTCACCTTAGACAATACAGATCGTTCGCTCGATGTGGAATATTCGGAGGTATCCGTTACCCGCAGAGTGTATCGTTCTGGTGATAGTGAGTACTACATAAACAACAGATCCTGCCGTCTAAAAGACATTATGGAGATGTTCATGGATACCGGGCTGGGGAAAGAAGCGTATTCGATTATCGGCCAAGGTAAAATTGAGGAAATTCTCAGTACCAAGTCCGAGGATCGCCGCGGAATATTTGAAGAAGCAGCCGGAATCGTCAAATACAAAACACGCAAGCGCGAGGCGGAGAAAAAGCTCGATGACACCGAGCAAAATCTCGTGCGTATTCACGATATCGTCAGTGAAATTACGGAGCAAATCGGACCTTTGCAAGAGCAAGCTGAAACAGCCAAGACGTACAAGGAGCTTCATCGCAAGCTGGTTGAGCATGAAGTAGCTCTTTACGTGCAGCAAATTGAAGTAGCTCATACGAAGTGGGAAGCAGCCACTGGACGCGTAGAGGAACTCAAGCATCTGTTAATCGGACAAACGACCGAAGCATCCAAGCAAGAAGCTGATTTGGAGCAGGCGCGTTTTCATGTCACCCAAATCGACCAATCGATCGAAGAACTGCAACAAGTGCTTTTGACAGTTAGTGAAGAGACCGAGAAAGTCGAAGGACAACGTGAGGTATTGCGGGAGCGTATGCGTAATCTCAATGCCAATCGCCAGCAGACGATGGAGCAGATGCATCGGATTACTGAGAAGCAGCACGGTCTTGAGGCCGAACTGGCAGAAGAACAAGAGCGGGCCAAGGAAGCGGATCGTCGCATGACCGAAGCCCACGCTTCACTGCAAGAAGCAGAAGGTCAATTTTTTTCCATGGTGCAATCACTGACAGATGACGTGGAGCGTTTGAAGAGTGATTACTTCGAAAAGCTCAACGAAATGGCGAATCTGCGCAACGAAAATCGTCATCAAGAGCAGCTTCTCAAGACAAGCGAGGCCAGAGTCGAACGTCAATTGTCTGGAAAAAAACAGCTCGATGATGAAGAAGAGCAGCGTCTAGCTCAGTTGAGCCAACTCCAGGATCAGCTGGAGAAGATCGTTTCTACCATTCAAGAAACCGGCGTTAGATACAAAGAGCTAGTCGAGGGCATGCGCGAAGGACAAGCCCGCCTTGAAACAGCCCGTCGAGAGCTGCGCCACTGGGAACAAAAGCGGGAAGCAGCGAAGTCCCGTTTTGACCTGTTAAAAGAAATGCAGTCGGAGTTCGCAGGGTTTCAGCAAGGGGTAAAAGAAATTTTGAAAGCACGCGAGCGGGGCTTCAAAGGGATCCATGGAGCAGTCGCTGAGCTCGTTGTCGTGCCACAGCAATACGAGACAGCGATGGAAGTCGCATTGGGTGGCGCACTGCAAAACGTCGTCGTGGACAACGAAGCATCTGGGCGTGCAGCCATTGCTCACTTGAAGCAGCATAATGCAGGTAGGGCAACCTTTCTACCGCTCGATGTCATCCGTCCGCGCACCTTGCAGGCAAGCGATAAGCGCCAGCTGGAGGAAGAGAGTGGAGTCGTCGGAATCGCGAGTGAGCTCGTGACCTTTGAGGAAGCGTATCGACCCATCCTCGAAAGTTTATTGGGCAATGTCATCATTACGGAAAAGCTGGAGCAGGCAAACCGTGTGGCCCGTACGCTTGGCTACCGCTACCGCGTCGTGACGCTGGAAGGCGATATCGTGAATGCTGGCGGTTCCATGACAGGGGGTGCCTTGAAAAAGAACAGCACAAACCTGCTTGGACGCAACCGTCAATCAGAAGAGCTGGAAGCGCAGCTGGTAGAAATCGACCAGGCAATTTCTGGGCATACTACCCTTATGGAGCAGCTAACGAAAGAACTGGCGCAAATGCAGCAAGAGCAAGAAGCTCTGCGGACAGAGGGCGAAAGTTTGCGACTGAAAGAACAGGAAGTAAAAGGGCTCTTGCAGCAAAAAGAATCGGAAGGCAGATCCTTGGGCGAGCGAGCAAAGCTAGTTGAGCAAGATATTGAAAGCTATCGCCGCGAGATGGAAGAAGCTAAACGAAAGCAAGAGCAGCTGCAAACTTCTTTGACTGCCATGGAGCAAGAGGAAAAAGAGCTCAGTGAGCAGATCGCAGAAGCTGAGGCGAAACGCCAAGAGCAGCTCGAATCCAAAGAAGAAATGAATCAAAAAATAACAAGTCTCAAAGTGCTAAATGCGCAGGTCAAGCAAGAGTATCAATCACGCTTGGAGCAAACAGAACGCTTGCTGGAGCAAAAAACCCAATTGCAGCACGAATGGGAAGAACAAAACGCGAACTTGGCATCTCTTGATGAACTGGAGCGTACGAACGAATCGTCCGGGCTTGAGCTGGATCAGCGCATTAGCGAATTGCGTCAGGATAAAGACCGTGTAGCTGGCTTGATTCAAGAGCGGCGAAGTGAGCGGGCCACTCTCTTTTACAAACAGGAGCAAGTGGAACAGCAGGTCAAGGAAATCCGCCGCGAGGTCAAATCGCTCGAGGAAAAGCTTCATCAGGAAGAAGTAAAAGTCAATCGTAACGAGGTAGAGCTCGATCATCTGTTGAATAAACTCTCCGAAGAATACGAAATGAGCTACGACCTGGCGAAGCAAAAATATCCGGCACGTGGCGAGATTCAGGAAGAGACACAAGTGGTCAATCGTCTGAAAAAGCAGATTGGGGCACTTGGCACTGTGAATCTTGGTGCGATTGAGGAATATGAGCGCTTGTCAGAGCGTCAGCAGTTCTTAAGCTCGCAGGAAGCTGATTTGAATGAAGCAAAAGACATGCTCTATCAAGTGATCCAAGAAATGGACGCAGAGATGTCCCGCCGCTTCAAAGAAACATTTGATGCGATCTCGGAGCAGTTCCGCGACGTGTTTGTCCAACTGTTTGGCGGAGGGCGCGCAGATCTTGTGCTCTCCAATCCAGATAATCTGCTAGAGACAGGCATCGATATCGTGGCGCAGCCACCTGGCAAGAAGCTGCAAAATCTTGCGCTCTTATCCGGGGGCGAACGTGCTTTGACTGCGATGGCCTTGCTATTTGCCATCCTGCGTGTGAAGCCAGTGCCATTCTGTGTATTGGATGAGGTAGAAGCCGCTTTGGATGAGGCAAACGTTAATCGTTTCGCCGAGTATATGCACCATTTCAGCAACCAGACGCAGTTTATTTGCGTCACACACAGAAAAGGCACAATGGAGAGCGCAGACGTGCTATACGGTATCACGATGCAGGAGGGCGGCGTGTCCAAACTCGTCTCCGTGAAACTGGAGGACAGTGACAAATTTATCGAATCAGCCTCTTAA
- the rnc gene encoding ribonuclease III, producing the protein MNFAQLQETIGFRFRDESVLRQAFTHSSYVNEQRGKRISDNERLEFLGDAVLELTVSQFLYKTFPKMSEGEMTKLRAAIVCEPSLVKFAELLNFGDLVLLGKGEELTGGRQRPALLADVFEAFVGALYLDQGLEAVFSFMEKYVYPRIDKGEFAQVTDFKSQLQEFVQQDNLGDIHYRIVEEKGPAHNREFVSEVLLNNRSLGIGSGRSKKEAEQQAAARALVKLGDK; encoded by the coding sequence ATGAATTTTGCACAGCTGCAAGAAACGATAGGCTTTCGCTTTCGCGATGAAAGTGTTTTGCGGCAGGCATTCACCCATTCTTCCTACGTGAACGAGCAACGCGGCAAACGAATATCAGACAATGAGCGGCTAGAGTTTTTGGGGGATGCTGTGTTGGAGTTGACCGTCTCCCAGTTTTTGTATAAAACTTTTCCGAAGATGAGCGAAGGGGAAATGACAAAGCTGCGTGCAGCCATTGTCTGTGAGCCTTCTCTCGTCAAGTTTGCTGAACTGTTGAATTTTGGCGATCTCGTATTGCTGGGAAAAGGGGAAGAGCTGACAGGTGGACGTCAGCGACCAGCCTTGCTAGCGGACGTTTTTGAGGCGTTTGTAGGTGCGCTTTACTTGGATCAGGGGTTGGAAGCAGTCTTTTCCTTTATGGAAAAATACGTCTACCCGCGCATTGACAAAGGAGAGTTTGCCCAGGTAACCGACTTCAAGAGCCAGTTGCAGGAATTTGTTCAACAAGACAATCTGGGAGACATCCATTACCGAATTGTAGAAGAAAAAGGACCAGCTCATAATCGAGAGTTCGTATCTGAGGTGCTATTGAACAATCGTTCGCTTGGCATCGGCTCTGGCCGCTCCAAAAAAGAAGCGGAACAGCAAGCTGCTGCACGAGCATTGGTCAAGCTGGGGGATAAATAA
- the fabF gene encoding beta-ketoacyl-ACP synthase II, with protein MKRRVVITGVGVVSPVGNDAQTFWNSLLEGKSGIDRVAAFDASDYPTQIAGEVKNFDPEQYMDKKEIRRTDRFVQFGLAAAKMAVEDAKLEITPENAERVGVYIGSGIGGLTTWEEQHSVLLEKGPRRVSPFFIPMLIANMASGAVSIQYGAKGPTSSAITACATGTNAIGEALRLIQFDHADVMIAGGAEATVRPMGFAGFCSAKAMSTRNDEPQKASRPFDKDRDGFVMGEGAGVLILEELEHAKKRGATIIAELIGYGMSADAHHITSPSPGGEGAARCMASALKDAGVDPTEVQYINAHGTSTGQGDIAETQAIKTVFGEHAYKLAVSSTKSMTGHLLGATGGVEAIATAYALRDQILPPTINLENPDPECDLDYVPNHARKATVNVAVSNTFGFGGHNATVILKRYEA; from the coding sequence ATGAAACGCAGAGTGGTGATTACTGGCGTTGGTGTCGTTTCTCCAGTAGGGAATGACGCACAGACTTTTTGGAACAGCTTGCTGGAAGGAAAATCAGGCATTGACCGTGTGGCTGCCTTTGACGCTTCTGATTATCCAACACAAATTGCAGGCGAAGTGAAAAACTTCGATCCTGAGCAGTATATGGACAAGAAAGAAATCCGACGTACAGACCGATTCGTTCAGTTTGGATTAGCTGCTGCCAAAATGGCTGTAGAAGATGCAAAACTGGAGATCACGCCAGAAAATGCGGAACGAGTGGGTGTATACATCGGGTCCGGAATCGGTGGTCTGACTACATGGGAAGAACAGCATTCCGTCTTGTTGGAAAAAGGACCACGTCGTGTGAGTCCATTCTTTATTCCGATGCTAATTGCGAACATGGCGTCTGGTGCAGTATCCATTCAATACGGTGCAAAAGGACCAACCTCCAGTGCGATTACCGCTTGTGCGACAGGTACAAACGCAATCGGTGAAGCACTGCGTTTGATCCAGTTCGATCACGCAGATGTCATGATCGCAGGTGGAGCAGAAGCAACCGTGCGTCCAATGGGATTTGCAGGCTTTTGCTCAGCGAAAGCGATGTCCACCAGAAACGATGAGCCACAAAAAGCAAGCCGTCCGTTTGATAAGGATCGCGATGGCTTTGTAATGGGCGAAGGTGCTGGTGTTCTGATTCTGGAAGAGCTCGAGCATGCGAAAAAACGTGGAGCAACGATCATCGCGGAACTCATTGGCTACGGGATGAGTGCAGATGCGCATCATATTACTTCTCCATCTCCTGGTGGCGAAGGAGCTGCGCGTTGCATGGCAAGCGCACTGAAAGACGCTGGCGTTGACCCAACAGAAGTTCAATATATTAATGCACATGGTACTTCTACTGGCCAAGGAGATATCGCAGAAACACAAGCGATCAAGACTGTATTTGGCGAGCACGCATACAAATTGGCTGTCAGCTCGACCAAATCGATGACAGGCCATTTGCTGGGTGCTACTGGTGGCGTCGAGGCAATCGCGACGGCATATGCGCTACGTGATCAAATACTGCCTCCAACAATCAACTTGGAAAACCCGGATCCAGAATGTGATCTGGACTATGTTCCGAACCATGCGCGTAAGGCGACCGTCAATGTGGCTGTTTCCAATACATTTGGATTCGGCGGTCACAACGCAACGGTAATCCTGAAGCGATACGAAGCATAA
- the acpP gene encoding acyl carrier protein encodes MADTLERVKKIIVDRLGVDESKITLEASFKEDLGADSLDVVELVMELEDEFDLEISDEDAEKITSVGEVVKYIESHK; translated from the coding sequence ATGGCAGATACTTTGGAGCGTGTAAAGAAAATCATCGTCGATCGTCTGGGTGTAGATGAGTCCAAAATTACTTTGGAAGCTTCTTTCAAAGAAGACCTGGGCGCTGACTCCCTGGATGTGGTTGAACTCGTAATGGAACTCGAAGATGAGTTTGATTTAGAGATTTCCGACGAAGATGCTGAAAAGATCACTTCTGTTGGTGAGGTTGTTAAATACATAGAATCTCACAAGTAG
- the fabG gene encoding 3-oxoacyl-[acyl-carrier-protein] reductase, with the protein MLTGKTALVTGASRGIGRAIALKLAEAGANVVVNYAGSEAAASETVALIKEMGRDAIMIRANVSSTEDVNEMFKAALEHFGVIDILVNNAGITRDNLIMRMKEDEWDDVIATNLKGVFNCVKAATRPMMKQRSGKIINITSVVGVLGNAGQANYVAAKAGVIGLTKTAARELASRNITVNAVAPGFIDTEMTAVLPEDVKAGLTSQIPLARLGQTDDIASVVLFLASDAANYMTGQTLHVDGGMYM; encoded by the coding sequence ATGTTAACTGGAAAAACAGCACTGGTCACAGGGGCTTCCCGTGGTATCGGGCGTGCGATTGCATTGAAGCTGGCAGAAGCTGGCGCGAATGTAGTTGTCAATTACGCAGGTAGTGAAGCGGCAGCGAGTGAAACTGTTGCCCTTATTAAAGAAATGGGCCGCGATGCCATTATGATTCGCGCGAACGTTTCTTCTACAGAAGATGTCAACGAGATGTTCAAAGCAGCTTTGGAACATTTTGGTGTGATCGATATTCTCGTGAACAATGCGGGAATTACTCGCGACAACCTGATCATGCGTATGAAAGAAGACGAGTGGGATGATGTGATTGCGACGAATCTGAAGGGTGTATTCAACTGCGTAAAAGCAGCGACTCGCCCGATGATGAAGCAGCGTTCAGGCAAAATCATCAACATCACTTCTGTGGTAGGTGTTTTGGGGAACGCAGGACAAGCAAACTACGTGGCGGCAAAAGCTGGGGTTATCGGCTTGACGAAGACGGCTGCTCGTGAGCTGGCTAGCCGTAATATTACGGTGAATGCTGTTGCGCCAGGATTTATCGATACAGAAATGACTGCTGTATTGCCGGAAGATGTCAAAGCAGGGCTCACAAGCCAAATTCCGCTTGCCCGTTTGGGACAAACAGATGATATCGCATCTGTCGTGCTGTTCCTGGCATCCGACGCAGCCAACTACATGACAGGGCAGACCCTGCACGTAGACGGCGGAATGTACATGTAG
- the fabD gene encoding ACP S-malonyltransferase, whose translation MGKVAFVFPGQGSQFVGMGQALSEQSEAARHIFEQADEALGFSLSGLCFAGPEEELKLTANTQPAILTASIAVMAALNEKLPDYKPAFVAGHSLGEYSALVAAGALSFADAVKTVRARGQFMEEAVPAGQGAMAAVLNMDRAALHAVCEEVTASGHPVQLANMNCPGQIVISGSAEGVKLAGEKAKEAGAKRVLPLNVSGPFHSSLMQPAADKLQAVLAGVTVQEAAVPVVANVTARPVSEATIIVDQLVQQVSAPVLWEDSVQWMVEAGVTTFVEIGPGKVLAGLIKKIAPADTTIISVQDMDSLTELLNGGVLC comes from the coding sequence ATGGGAAAGGTAGCCTTTGTTTTTCCAGGGCAAGGTTCACAATTTGTAGGAATGGGGCAAGCGCTCTCCGAACAATCGGAAGCGGCCCGTCACATATTTGAGCAGGCTGATGAAGCGCTCGGCTTTTCCTTGTCGGGACTGTGTTTTGCAGGACCAGAAGAGGAATTGAAGCTGACCGCAAACACACAGCCAGCTATTTTGACAGCAAGCATCGCTGTTATGGCAGCATTGAACGAAAAGTTGCCTGACTATAAACCTGCGTTCGTCGCAGGTCACAGCTTGGGTGAGTATTCCGCTTTGGTTGCAGCTGGGGCCTTGTCCTTTGCAGATGCAGTCAAAACTGTGCGAGCTCGTGGTCAGTTCATGGAAGAGGCAGTGCCAGCGGGACAAGGTGCGATGGCTGCTGTCTTGAACATGGATCGCGCAGCACTGCATGCGGTTTGCGAAGAAGTAACGGCATCTGGACATCCTGTTCAATTAGCGAACATGAACTGCCCAGGCCAAATTGTCATCTCTGGTTCAGCTGAAGGTGTGAAGCTGGCCGGTGAAAAAGCGAAGGAAGCTGGCGCAAAGCGTGTCCTTCCATTGAATGTAAGCGGGCCGTTCCACTCGAGCTTGATGCAGCCGGCAGCAGATAAACTGCAAGCTGTTTTGGCTGGCGTTACGGTACAAGAAGCGGCAGTGCCTGTCGTGGCAAACGTAACAGCTAGGCCAGTATCTGAGGCTACAATCATTGTAGATCAATTGGTTCAACAAGTTTCCGCTCCAGTTTTGTGGGAGGATTCTGTACAATGGATGGTCGAAGCAGGTGTGACCACTTTTGTAGAAATCGGTCCAGGAAAAGTTTTGGCCGGTTTAATCAAGAAAATCGCACCAGCGGATACGACGATTATCTCTGTGCAGGACATGGATTCACTTACTGAGCTTTTGAACGGAGGGGTACTATGTTAA
- a CDS encoding beta-ketoacyl-ACP synthase III, whose amino-acid sequence MSAKRSVGILSTGSYTPERVLTNFDLEKMVETSDEWIVSRTGIRERRISSPEQASSDLAYEAAKAALEKANISAEQLDMIIVATVTPDMSFPSTACLLQEKLGATRAAAMDLSAACTGFLYGITTATQFIQNGLYKKVLVVGVETLSKITNYKDRNTCVLFGDGAGAAVIGEVTEGYGFQSFELGADGSGGSLLCMPAGGSRTPASVESVEQGLHYLYMAGGEVFKFAVRVMNSATEAVLSKAGVSKDEIDLLVPHQANKRIIDSAVQRFGLSEDKVAINLDRYGNMSSASIPVALDEAVKAGRVKEGDNLILVGFGGGLTWGATLLKWCTTPAEGSK is encoded by the coding sequence ATGAGTGCAAAGCGTTCAGTAGGGATTTTGTCTACAGGCTCTTATACACCGGAGCGGGTATTGACGAACTTTGATCTGGAGAAAATGGTGGAAACCTCTGATGAGTGGATTGTTTCCCGTACTGGAATCAGAGAACGCCGCATTAGCTCACCGGAGCAAGCTTCTTCCGACTTGGCTTACGAGGCTGCCAAAGCTGCTCTCGAAAAAGCAAACATCAGTGCGGAACAGCTGGATATGATCATTGTCGCTACCGTAACACCTGACATGTCGTTCCCGTCTACTGCTTGCTTGTTGCAAGAAAAACTGGGTGCTACACGCGCCGCTGCAATGGATCTTTCCGCGGCTTGCACAGGCTTTTTGTACGGAATTACGACAGCGACTCAGTTCATCCAAAACGGTTTGTATAAAAAAGTGTTGGTCGTAGGCGTTGAGACCTTGTCCAAAATTACGAATTACAAAGATCGAAATACATGTGTGTTGTTTGGAGACGGCGCGGGTGCGGCTGTTATCGGTGAAGTTACCGAGGGCTACGGCTTCCAGTCCTTTGAGCTCGGCGCAGATGGATCAGGCGGTTCACTCTTGTGCATGCCGGCAGGTGGCTCCAGAACGCCTGCATCTGTTGAGTCTGTGGAGCAAGGACTGCATTATCTCTACATGGCAGGCGGAGAAGTTTTCAAATTCGCCGTTCGCGTGATGAATTCTGCAACAGAGGCTGTCTTGTCCAAAGCGGGCGTATCGAAGGATGAGATCGACCTGTTAGTGCCGCATCAGGCAAACAAACGCATTATCGACTCTGCTGTACAGCGTTTTGGTCTGTCTGAGGATAAAGTTGCGATCAATCTAGATCGCTATGGAAACATGTCCTCTGCTTCTATTCCTGTAGCACTGGATGAAGCAGTAAAGGCTGGTCGCGTAAAAGAAGGCGATAACCTGATTCTGGTTGGGTTTGGTGGCGGCTTGACTTGGGGAGCGACGCTCTTGAAGTGGTGCACAACCCCGGCAGAAGGGAGCAAGTAG
- the plsX gene encoding phosphate acyltransferase PlsX: MRIAVDAMGGDHAPKSTVLGALAAIKENPAITVVLVGDEQAIRNHLPQDIPANIEIVPAAEVILPDDEPVRAVRRKKNSSLVVAVEMAREKKVDAMISAGNTGALMTAGLLYAGRMDGIERPALCAYIPNSKGRVTLTLDVGANMDAKPHQLVQYAVMGSLYAEKVLGFERPTVGLLNVGTEEGKGNELTKAVFPLLQEADLNFVGNVEARDVMQGACDVLVCDGFVGNVLLKAVEGAASTIFSQLKQEFTSSLINKLGAAILKPGLVRFKKKMDYAEYGGAPLLGLKSPVIKAHGSSNERAMKNAIVSATRFVQQDVNEVIQQSLQKNTLGESE; encoded by the coding sequence TTGCGAATTGCAGTGGATGCGATGGGCGGCGATCACGCACCGAAGAGTACCGTATTAGGGGCGCTTGCTGCCATCAAGGAAAACCCGGCCATTACAGTTGTATTGGTGGGAGATGAACAGGCTATTCGGAACCATTTGCCGCAGGATATTCCGGCAAACATTGAAATCGTTCCTGCAGCGGAAGTGATTTTGCCAGATGATGAACCGGTTCGAGCTGTTCGGCGTAAGAAGAATTCTTCGCTGGTCGTAGCAGTTGAGATGGCGCGCGAGAAAAAAGTCGACGCGATGATTTCGGCAGGAAATACGGGCGCTTTAATGACAGCGGGCTTGCTCTACGCAGGACGCATGGATGGAATCGAGCGCCCGGCGCTTTGTGCCTATATCCCGAATTCAAAAGGCCGCGTAACACTGACGCTAGACGTCGGAGCCAATATGGATGCCAAGCCACATCAGCTCGTACAATACGCGGTGATGGGGAGCTTGTATGCTGAGAAAGTGTTGGGCTTTGAGCGTCCGACAGTAGGCTTGCTCAATGTCGGGACGGAAGAAGGAAAAGGAAACGAATTGACGAAAGCTGTTTTTCCTCTCCTTCAAGAAGCTGACTTGAATTTTGTAGGAAATGTGGAAGCACGCGATGTTATGCAAGGAGCCTGTGATGTGCTCGTATGCGACGGCTTTGTAGGAAATGTTTTGTTAAAAGCCGTAGAGGGTGCAGCCTCCACAATCTTTTCGCAGTTGAAGCAGGAGTTTACTTCCAGCCTGATTAATAAGCTAGGAGCGGCCATTCTGAAACCTGGATTGGTTCGTTTTAAAAAGAAAATGGATTATGCGGAATACGGTGGAGCTCCCTTGTTGGGATTGAAATCCCCTGTGATCAAGGCTCACGGTTCCTCGAATGAGCGTGCAATGAAAAACGCGATCGTCAGTGCTACGCGGTTTGTTCAGCAGGACGTGAACGAGGTTATCCAGCAATCATTACAGAAAAATACTTTGGGAGAAAGCGAGTGA
- the fapR gene encoding transcription factor FapR, producing the protein MFGIARLPKKDRQSRLVQYLADNPFATDEDLAELFHVSIQTIRLDRLELGIPELRERIKTVAEKSLDPVKSLGIDEIIGEMVDLQLDSQAISVLEIKEEHVFSKTQIARGHYIFAQANSLAVAVINADVALTATARIRFVRPVRTGEKLVAKAVVRSRNGDECKVRVETKVQGELVFTATFRVVEMSSYHNSMDDE; encoded by the coding sequence GTGTTCGGCATCGCCCGCTTGCCAAAAAAAGATCGCCAGTCTCGCTTGGTGCAGTATCTGGCGGATAACCCATTTGCGACGGACGAAGATCTGGCTGAGTTATTTCATGTCAGTATTCAAACCATACGTTTAGACCGACTGGAATTAGGGATACCGGAGCTGCGTGAACGTATCAAGACAGTCGCAGAGAAAAGTCTTGATCCTGTAAAATCATTGGGCATCGATGAAATCATAGGTGAAATGGTTGATTTGCAGCTTGATTCACAGGCTATTTCCGTATTGGAAATAAAAGAAGAACACGTTTTCTCCAAAACACAAATTGCCAGAGGGCATTATATATTTGCTCAGGCCAACTCGTTGGCAGTAGCAGTAATTAACGCAGACGTAGCGTTGACAGCTACGGCGAGGATCCGCTTTGTCCGTCCTGTACGAACAGGGGAAAAGCTGGTTGCCAAAGCAGTGGTGAGAAGCCGTAACGGCGACGAATGCAAGGTGCGCGTAGAGACGAAGGTCCAAGGTGAACTGGTCTTTACCGCAACCTTCCGGGTAGTTGAAATGTCGAGCTACCATAACAGCATGGATGACGAGTAA